The genome window ATACTTTAGTTAGCTAAACCTGACTTTATAGCGATGTAACCTGCCACCGTTCGGGCGTCCTGTGTGCTTTGACAGCTTCACTTCAGCGATAGCCCCGATAGTCGAATCGTTATATTAATAAATTTGATATTCAAGATAATAATAGTAGTTAAAATAGAATTCAAATATGCTAGGAAATGTAGACGAAACTGAGACGTCGTCGATCGACCAACGAGCAGGTCCGTGGATCGCCTTCGCCAGAGTCTTCGTCGGACTCTTGCTCCTCTATGAGATCACGTTCGGGGGGTGGTGGAAACTCGGCTGGCCGACCACCGGAGCGAACCCCGACTGGATCGACCTCAGCGGGGGAGACCTCGGTCCGTTCGTCGGGGCCGAGGTGCAATCGGTCGCCGAACAGGCCATCGACCAGGGAACGTACGGCTGGTTCGAAACGCTCCTCGAGGCAGTGGTCCTACCGGCACCCGAACTCTGGGCGGCGCTCGCGTTGCTCGCACAGCTCGGTGCAGCCATCGCGTTGATCGTCGGTTTCTGGACCCGGCCCGCCGCGCTCGTGACGATCCTGTACTTCCTGCCGGTGTTTCACTTCGGGATGATCCGAACATCGCCGCTATTGACCGTTCCTGTCGCGTTCGCGTTCGTCGCGAACGCCGGGCGCTACTACGGCCTCGACGGGCTCCTCTGGAAGCGAGACTGTACACTCGGACGAGCGACGCGAGCGGTCAACGCACCGCTACCGATTCGACGTGAGTGGTATCCAGGCCTCGCCGCCATCGCCGCCGTCGTCGGCGTCTACTACCTGCTGACGATTCCCGAGATGGTCGACACCCGCGTCCATCTCACGGCACTCGAGATGACCGTCCTCGCCGGACTCGTCGCCGGCGGACTCTCGTTCGTCTATCGCGGCCGAGAACCGGTGACGGTCGCCGCTGACGCCCTCCGGGTGTTCGTCGGCTACCGATTCCTCCAAGAGATCGTCGTCCGGTCCGAACCCGGTGCGAACGCCCTACCGGGTTGGGCGAGCGTCGAGGCACAGACGGAGGTGTTCGCAGGAATCGCCGAGGCCCACGTCGCGCCGGTGGGAGCGTTCATCGAACTCGCCGTGTTACCGGCGATGAGCGCCTGGGTGCTCGCGTTCGCCGCCGTCCAGACCACCGTCGGCGTCGCATTGCTGGTCGGTTACCGAACTCGAGTCGCCGGCACCGTCGCGGTGGTCTACCTCACGGCGTTGACGGCGCTCGGACTCGTTCGACTCGCCCCGCTCGTGTTCGCGAGCGCCATCGTTGCGGCGACGCTCGCTGGCCGACACGCCAGTCTCGACGCCGTCGCCGGGCGGACCGCTCGTCCCCCGGCAGTGCCGACCGCCGCGTCGCTGCCGGCTGTCGCGGTCGGCGTCGTGTTCCTCGCAGGCGCAGCAGTCATCGGGATCGACCCGACCGCTGGCTACGGCGCTATGGCCGGCCCGGTCGCTCTCGTGATGCTTGCGTTCGGCTGTCTCACGCTCGCGGCCGTCTCGAGTCCGCAGTCGCGTCGGTTGGCAAGAGCCGAATCGACGGCCGCGGCTGACGACTGACCGGTTCGAGGACACGGCCATCGTAGCAAACACTCACGAATACCACGGAGTTTTATACGCCCCGTTACAAGGACTGACGATGGCAACCGAGCAGCGATCGGTGACGTTCGGACGCGTCGGCGAGTACGTGAGACGACTGGGGCCGACCTGGCTTGCAGGTGCAATCGCCGCCGGACCGGCGACGATGGTCAGTCTGCTGGTCGCTGGGGCGAGTTTCGGCTACACGCTGTTGTGGGTGGTCGTCCTCTCGGCGGTGCTCGGGACGTTCGGGCAGTATCTCGCGATGCGGCTCGGGTTGCTTACCGAGGCGGGAATCGTCTCGGTCGTCGAGGAGCATCTGGGCTCGTTCTGGGCGTGGGTGCTCGTGATCGACGTCGTCCTCGCGGCAGGACTGGCACAGCTCGCGATCATGCTGACGCTCGCTGAAGTCAGCGCGACGATGGTCGGGAGCGCAGGCGTCGGAATCGCGCTCCTGGCCGATGCTCGGTTCTGGGGCGTGACGTGGGCGCTCGTGCTCGCACTCGGGCTGGCCGGTGGCGGCTACCGGATCGCCGAACTCGGCGCGAAGGTGCTCGTCTCGCTGGTCGTCCTCGCGTTCGTCGCGTCGGTCGCCGTCGTTCCGATCGAACCGGCAGAGGTCGCTACGGGCGTCGTCCCCGAGATCCCCGGCGTCGGCGGTGCGGTCGTCGCGGCAGGCATTCTCGGCGGTGCTGTCCACATCACGTTGTTGACCATGCAGAGTTACACGATGCGGGCTCGAGGCTGGACCGCCGACGATCAGGACATCGCGACGTTCGACGTCGTGAGTTCGATGCTCGTCGCCTTTGGCGTCTTCAGCCTCGCCGTCTTTCTCGTCGCGGCGAGCGTCCTCCCCGCGGCCGGGGTCGATCCAGCGACGATCGACGAAATCGCGGCCGCCGAAGCACTCGGGCCGATCGCTGGCGATCACGCGATGTGGTTGTTCTTACTCGGTCTCCTGGGTGCGGCCGTCTCGACACTTGGTGGAAACACGATCGTTCCGCCGTACCTGCTCGCCGATAAACTCGGCTGGGAACAGTCCATCGACGATCCGCGATATCGCGGGGCGATCGTCGTCGTTGCACTCGCTTCCGCAGTCGGGGCGTTCCTCGGTGGTGCGTTCTTTCAGGTGCTCGTTCTCGTCCTCGCGTTCGGGCTCGTCGGCACCCCCTTTGCGCTCGCCGTGATACTCTATCTGCTGAACGACCCCGACGTGGTTCCGGAGACGAACTCGCCCGTGGCGAACGTCGGCGGGCTCGTCCTCTTCGCCGTCGCAACGATTCTCGCCGGTGAGTTCGTTCTCGAGGAACTCGAGACCGTCACCGAGCCCGTCTCGGCGTTCGTCGTCGCCTTCGCGATCGCGATGGGGCTTGCGATCTGCGGTCTCGTCGTGAAGTACGCTCGAGAACGCGTAGACCGGACGTGAAACGCGCGGGCTCTCGAGGAGTGCGTACGCATCTGCCGGTCAGAGTCCGACGTTGAGCGCGTACGGCCATGGGACGGTAGCGGCGACGACGAACGCGAGCGCAGCCCCCGCACCGTAGACGTTCTTCAGAAAATGGGTCAGTTCGTCCTGTGTGTCTTCCTCGGGGACCGCCCAGAAGTCGTGCATCAACACTGCAGATGCGACTAAGAACACGGCGAGCAGGCCTGCACCAATCGCGGGCACGACGCCGAGCACGATCGAGAGCCCACCGAAGATCAAGAGCCCGCCACTTCCCAGAACCGACAGCCGAGGGGCAGGAAGGCCCTTGTACTCGGCGTACTGGGCCATCGAGTCCGTGTCGAGGAAGTGGTTCACGCCCGTAAACGCGAGCACGCCGCCGAAAGCGACGCGCGCGAGCAAGAAGAGGACATCCATACCGGTCGTCTCGAACATCAGCGGCCACCCGCTACTGGTTCGCAGTCGTCGTCGATTCTCGAGTTGCTGTCTCGTCTTCTCATGGTACCAGATCGTTCGACTCGGGCCGAATTATAGTTTCTTGGACATGTATGTCACCACGTAACGTCGATGTCCGTAAACCGGTCGCGACGAGCGTTCTCACTCGAGTCCGAATCCCGGTAAAATCAGACCATACTATCGTGTCGACACTGGCACACCCGGACAGCCCTGAGACGAAACGGTCGTCACGGCCTCGAGTTCACGAGCGCTTTGTGCATCTCGACGTGTGGAATGCCCGCCTCCTCGAACACGTCGCTCGAGCGGTCGTACCCCAACGCCTCGTAGAAGTCGGCGGCGTGCGTCTGAGAGTGGAGCACCAGCGTCTCGAGGTCGAGTGCGACGGCTTCGTCCTCGACGGCGGCCATGAGCGCGCGACCGATCCCTTCCTCGCGCCGTGAGTTCAGGACGGCAACGCGTTCGACTTTTCCGGTTTTAGGCTCGTACTCGCGGAGCCGGGCCGCACCGACCGCCTCGTCGCCATCGTAGGCGACGAAATGGACTGCATCGGCGTCGTATGCGTCGTACTCGAGTGTCTCATCGACGCCCTGTTCGGCGACGAACACCGCGTGTCGAACCGCGAACGCGTCTGCCCGTTCGTCCTCGTCGGCGACTACCCGTACGTCGACCATCGACGGGTCGTAGGCGACCGGAACCCGAGAGCATTACGGACCTGAAACATCGAGCGCGGTACCGAGCCGGAACGGTCGGAGCCGACGCGCTCTCCGTCAGTATCGTTGCTGGAACCGGAACACCTCCTCGAAGAACGGCTCCCGGCGACGCTCGAGGAAGACGAAGTGTGTCCCGCCCTCGAGTTCGACGTAGCGCTTGCGATCTGCGGCCGCGCCGACGGCGTCGTAGAGGTTCAACGCTCCTTCGCGATCGATCGTCCCGTCGCCGGAGGCCCGGATGACGAGCGTCGGATCGTCGACATGTTCGGGGTGATAGGTCGCTTGCTGGAGCACGAGCGGGTTGGCAACCGTGTCCGGTTCGGCGAGTCGCTGGTTCGACTCGACGATCGGCTTCCAGACACCATCTAAGACCTCCTGGGCCGTGTATTCCTCGCCGCCGAGCCAGTCGTCGACGGCCGCCTCCTCCGGGAGCTCACCGGTCAGCGCCGCGTCGAACTCGTCGCGGGTGTGCGGAAGGTAAAACGGCCCGTCAGGGTCGACACCAACCTCGAGCGTCTCGAACGAACCCCCGGCGAGCGTGACGGTCGCGTACTCTGGATCGCCGAGCGTGTAGACGGCCCGACCACGCCAGACGCCGCCC of Natrarchaeobaculum sulfurireducens contains these proteins:
- a CDS encoding DoxX family membrane protein gives rise to the protein MLGNVDETETSSIDQRAGPWIAFARVFVGLLLLYEITFGGWWKLGWPTTGANPDWIDLSGGDLGPFVGAEVQSVAEQAIDQGTYGWFETLLEAVVLPAPELWAALALLAQLGAAIALIVGFWTRPAALVTILYFLPVFHFGMIRTSPLLTVPVAFAFVANAGRYYGLDGLLWKRDCTLGRATRAVNAPLPIRREWYPGLAAIAAVVGVYYLLTIPEMVDTRVHLTALEMTVLAGLVAGGLSFVYRGREPVTVAADALRVFVGYRFLQEIVVRSEPGANALPGWASVEAQTEVFAGIAEAHVAPVGAFIELAVLPAMSAWVLAFAAVQTTVGVALLVGYRTRVAGTVAVVYLTALTALGLVRLAPLVFASAIVAATLAGRHASLDAVAGRTARPPAVPTAASLPAVAVGVVFLAGAAVIGIDPTAGYGAMAGPVALVMLAFGCLTLAAVSSPQSRRLARAESTAAADD
- a CDS encoding NRAMP family divalent metal transporter, coding for MATEQRSVTFGRVGEYVRRLGPTWLAGAIAAGPATMVSLLVAGASFGYTLLWVVVLSAVLGTFGQYLAMRLGLLTEAGIVSVVEEHLGSFWAWVLVIDVVLAAGLAQLAIMLTLAEVSATMVGSAGVGIALLADARFWGVTWALVLALGLAGGGYRIAELGAKVLVSLVVLAFVASVAVVPIEPAEVATGVVPEIPGVGGAVVAAGILGGAVHITLLTMQSYTMRARGWTADDQDIATFDVVSSMLVAFGVFSLAVFLVAASVLPAAGVDPATIDEIAAAEALGPIAGDHAMWLFLLGLLGAAVSTLGGNTIVPPYLLADKLGWEQSIDDPRYRGAIVVVALASAVGAFLGGAFFQVLVLVLAFGLVGTPFALAVILYLLNDPDVVPETNSPVANVGGLVLFAVATILAGEFVLEELETVTEPVSAFVVAFAIAMGLAICGLVVKYARERVDRT
- a CDS encoding DoxX family protein; amino-acid sequence: MFETTGMDVLFLLARVAFGGVLAFTGVNHFLDTDSMAQYAEYKGLPAPRLSVLGSGGLLIFGGLSIVLGVVPAIGAGLLAVFLVASAVLMHDFWAVPEEDTQDELTHFLKNVYGAGAALAFVVAATVPWPYALNVGL
- a CDS encoding GNAT family N-acetyltransferase, whose amino-acid sequence is MVDVRVVADEDERADAFAVRHAVFVAEQGVDETLEYDAYDADAVHFVAYDGDEAVGAARLREYEPKTGKVERVAVLNSRREEGIGRALMAAVEDEAVALDLETLVLHSQTHAADFYEALGYDRSSDVFEEAGIPHVEMHKALVNSRP
- a CDS encoding alpha/beta hydrolase, giving the protein MRNDNTPSPSRRTFLAGAAGTAALGTAATGGASNEYDRETPKTVNDGDLTEHDLTMDDGYRLRVWERTAAADPEEAVIFVHGMTYGAVPMFDPPVAPEFGWLPYAAERGQATFAPDMRGYGESDRPPEYDEPPEANIPGLSFEREARDLLAMTHWLRETQGFDRIHYVGLSGGVWRGRAVYTLGDPEYATVTLAGGSFETLEVGVDPDGPFYLPHTRDEFDAALTGELPEEAAVDDWLGGEEYTAQEVLDGVWKPIVESNQRLAEPDTVANPLVLQQATYHPEHVDDPTLVIRASGDGTIDREGALNLYDAVGAAADRKRYVELEGGTHFVFLERRREPFFEEVFRFQQRY